A stretch of the Arachis stenosperma cultivar V10309 chromosome 6, arast.V10309.gnm1.PFL2, whole genome shotgun sequence genome encodes the following:
- the LOC130936479 gene encoding pentatricopeptide repeat-containing protein At1g80270, mitochondrial-like, translating into MWALRRASLPLRNRGFNVRASCIKSVSGTWVEDDSRTLDSSRMAYGHFLLPNMFYHSGHASLKFTVSRRELSSQADASSTKDQDDLEDGFSELETPAAESEYGKDEFNDIKDGEEPREELEFSDTEVEPSEKKGRRRAQSEIFKLIDNSPATSVQVLMDKWVEEGKELSRQDISLAMVNLRRRKLYFKAFQLSEWVVSKSQLEVTEKDHATRVDLIAKLRGLHEAEMYIERIPESFKGETVYQTLLASCVAQNNLKKAEETFNKMKDLKFPLTSYVWNQLLLLYKRHDKKKIADVLLMMENENVKPSPFTYKILIDAKGQSKDIDGMDLIVEKMKAQGIEPDIRTKAVLVGHYKTAGLEKKAEDMLKEMEGENLKENSWLGRYLLPLYANLGKADEVGRIWEVCQASPRIEDCLAAIEAFGKLKKIDEAEAVFEMISKRWKLSSKNYSVMLKVYANNKMLAKGKDLIKRMADSGCQIGPLTLDDLVKLYIQAGEVEKADTILQKAIMQNQLKPLIISYIAIMEQYAKRGDVHNSEKILHKMKQAGYTIRLRQYQILLQAYINAKLPAYRIRDSMKADNVFPNRDFANLLAQVDGFRKNPASDLLD; encoded by the exons ATGTGGGCTCTTCGTCGAGCTTCTCTTCCTCTCAG GAATCGAGGATTTAATGTGAGAGCTTCTTGCATCAAATCAGTTTCGGGTACTTGGGTGGAAGATGATTCTAGGACGTTGGACTCATCTAGAATGGCATATGGTCATTTTTTGTTGCCGAATATGTTCTACCATTCTGGGCATGCCTCCCTGAAATTCACAGTGAGTAGGCGCGAACTTTCTTCGCAAGCTGATGCCAGTAGCACGAAAGATCAGGATGATTTGGAGGATGGGTTTTCTGAGCTTGAGACACCAGCTGCTGAATCTGAATATGGTAAAGACGAATTCAATGATATTAAAGATGGTGAGGAGCCACGCGAGGAGTTGGAGTTTTCAGACACTGAGGTTGAACCAAGTGAGAAAAAAGGACGTCGACGAGCTCAGTCAGAAATTTtcaaattgattgataattctCCAGCTACTTCTGTTCAAGTGCTTATGGATAAGTGGGTTGAAGAAGGGAAAGAACTAAGCAGACAAGATATCTCACTAGCCATGGTTAATCTTCGGAGGCGCAAACTGTATTTTAAAGCTTTTCAG CTCTCAGAGTGGGTTGTATCAAAAAGTCAGCTTGAGGTTACTGAGAAAGATCATGCTACCCGTGTTGATTTGATTGCTAAATTGCGTGGATTACATGAAGCAGAGATGTACATTGAGCGTATTCCAGAATCTTTTAAAGGAGAGACAGTATATCAAACCCTTTTAGCAAGTTGTGTTGCTCAGAACAATTTGAAGAAAGCAGAGGAAACTTTCAACAAAATGAAGGATTTGAAATTCCCTCTTACATCATATGTTTGGAATCAGTTGCTTCTTCTGTATAAGAGGCATGACAAGAAGAAAATAGCCGATGTATTGTTGATGATGGAAAATGAGAATGTCAAACCTTCTCCTTTtacttataaaatattaatagaCGCAAAAGGCCAGTCCAAAGATATTGATGGCATGGATCTAATTGTTGAGAAAATGAAGGCTCAAGGGATTGAACCAGACATCCGAACAAAAGCAGTTTTGGTTGGACACTACAAAACTGCTGGGCTTGAAAAAAAAGCCGAAGATATGTTGAAGGAAATGGAAGGTGAAAATTTGAAAGAGAATTCTTGGCTTGGTCGATATTTGCTTCCTCTATACGCAAACCTGGGTAAGGCTGATGAAGTGGGAAGAATTTGGGAGGTCTGTCAGGCTTCCCCTCGAATTGAAGATTGTCTCGCTGCAATTGAAGCTTTTGGAAAGTTGAAGAAAATTGATGAAGCAGAGGCTGTTTTCGAAATGATATcaaagaggtggaagctttCTTCCAAGAACTACTCAGTCATGCTGAAGGTTTATGCAAATAATAAGATGCTAGCAAAGGGCAAAGATCTCATTAAGCGAATGGCAGACAGTGGGTGTCAAATAGGCCCATTGACATTGGACGACCTAGTGAAACTTTACATCCAAGCAGGGGAAGTGGAGAAGGCAGACACTATTCTGCAAAAGGCTATCATGCAAAACCAGTTGAAACCATTAATCATTTCTTATATTGCTATTATGGAGCAATATGCTAAGAGGGGTGACGTCCATAATTCAGAAAAGATTTTGCACAAAATGAAACAAGCTGGCTACACAATTCGTCTGAGGCAATACCAAATTCTCCTACAGGCCTATATAAATGCCAAGCTTCCGGCCTATCGGATTAGGGACAGCATGAAGGCTGATAACGTATTTCCCAACAGGGATTTTGCAAATCTGTTGGCTCAAGTTGATGGCTTTAGGAAGAATCCAGCTTCGGATTTGCTTGATTGA
- the LOC130935989 gene encoding F-box protein At2g26850-like isoform X2, whose translation MSSKRLLSGIMEKNEEKGINMSLMDLPEATLDCILKWLSPIELCVMSMVCASLRDRCGSNHLWEKHMEFKWGRVIGEVAYKEWQCHIRKAKEGTLLGDYFTNLNGSLGSLSGTWPDLYLGSYLEDCGNLNGQFSNKFMKAMYFSLETGRFWFPAQFYKGLTIYNALFSYDSKSDIFQARQHNGGWRFLGKNIGWDMVRIPPIETPPYTLHITDCFYDLKPGDHIEIQRRGITETHYGWRYGVIGHMESCNGNENYCQCQHNEELVVEFKQYPEASYMRKVVLNRRNSGEQGSRATGFFGGIRKLHNHHDIYLWNNRLTAQALQCFNLGFKKPTNNLTYIA comes from the exons ATGTCATCAAAAAGATTGCTTTCTGGAATAATggagaaaaatgaagaaaagggTATTAACATGTCCCTCATGGATTTGCCTGAGGCCACTTTGGATTGCATTCTAAAATGGCTGTCACCAATTGAACTGTGTGTTATGTCAATGGTGTGTGCTTCTTTGAGGGATAGGTGTGGAAGCAACCATTTATGGGAAAAACACATGGAATTCAAATGGGGTAGAGTCATTGGAGAAGTTGCTTACAAAGAGTGGCAATGTCACATTAGAAAAGCAAAGGAAGGAACACTCTTGGGTGATTATTTCACCAATCTTAATGGATCTTTGGGATCACTTAGTGGCACTTGGCCTGATTTGTACCTTGGTTCTTACTTAGAAGATTGTGGCAATCTCAATGGTCAATTTTCAAACAAGTTCATGAAGGCCATGTATTTCTCTTTAGAGACGGGAAGGTTCTGGTTCCCTGCTCAATTCTACAAg GGATTGACAATTTACAATGCCTTGTTTAGCTATGATTCCAAATCTGATATCTTTCAAGCAAG GCAACATAATGGTGGTTGGAGGTTTCTAGGAAAAAATATTGGGTGGGATATGGTGAGAATTCCTCCGATTGAAACTCCTCCCTATACTCTTCATATCACTGACTGTTTTTACGACTTAAAACCGGGTGATCACATTGAGATTCAACGCAGAGGAATTACAGAAACTCATTATG GTTGGAGGTATGGTGTTATTGGCCACATGGAATCATGTAATGGGAATGAGAATTATTGCCAGTGTCAACACAATG AGGAATTGGTGGTGGAGTTCAAGCAATACCCTGAAGCATCATACATGAGAAAAGTAGTCCTAAACAGAAGGAATTCAGGGGAACAAGGAAGCAGAGCCACTGGTTTCTTtggtggaattagaaagcttcACAATCACCATGATATTTATTTATGGAATAACCGCCTCACAGCACAAGCCCTCCAA TGTTTCAATCTTGGATTCAAGAAGCCCACCAACAATCTCACTTATATAGCCTAA
- the LOC130935459 gene encoding uncharacterized protein LOC130935459 produces MAILKITKKHKKHFNNPFPSSSASASTTIPYVKGSLFINAKTVPTSDHNLFFPIGNDFKLSCFPNNGGHLSISHLSEPTRPIWSSIPGQAFLSAAMADTEVEESRGSFLVKDRDVHLICNHQIIDGIKVINDNCQFDHNLEDHEKVSADYSPCDDDAEEKAKKLPILLITGRLFNKTKKTKRFQKHGINASIQFEAKRPSVYARYWILFSQKTNHQVGFQVKIEKPSFISGTKKQVPTTTTTSSRIYRGFKKRMSNRKKRLGWYWYLTKPRGFVLVSSVEEEEMGSFEIPKAEEFNRVWLTYASEENERFYGFGEQFSHMDFKGKKVPILVQEQGIGRGDQPITMAANLVSYRAGGDWSTTYAPSPFYMTSKMRSLYLEGYDYTIFDLTRPDRVQIQIHGNSVEGRILHGNSPCELIEHFTETIGRLPEIPEWVISSAIVGMQGGTEAVRRIWDELKDYDVPVSAFWLQDWVGQRETLIGSQLWWNWEVDAQRYCGWKELIKDLGDQNIKVMTYCNPCLAPVDEKTNKKRNLFEEAKELDILVKDNNGNPYMVPNTAFDVGMLDLTHPKTGSWFKKVLREMVDDGVRGWMADFGEGLPVDAVLYSGEDPISAHNRYPELWAKINKEVVEEQEEKELVFFMRAGFRDSPKWGMLFWEGDQMVSWQTNDGIKSSVVGLLSSGISGYAFNHSDIGGYCTVNLPIVKYRRTQELLLRWMELNSFTTVFRTHEGNKPSCNSQFYSNQHTFSHFARFAKVYAAWKFYRIQLVKEASQRGLPVCRHLFLHYPNDEHVHHLSYQQFLVGSEFLVVPVLDKGKNKVKAYFPLGESTSWLHVWTGKVFSKQGIEEWIDAPIGYPAVFVKVGSIIGENFLSNLKSLGILL; encoded by the exons ATGGCAATCCTTAAGATAACAAAGAAGCACAAGAAGCATTTCAATAACcctttcccttcttcttctgcttctgcttcaACCACCATTCCTTATGTCAAAGGCTCTCTCTTCATCAACGCCAAGACAGTGCCTACTTCAGACCACAACTTGTTCTTCCCAATTGGCAATGATTTCAAGCTTTCTTGCTTCCCAAACAATGGTGGGCACCTTTCAATTTCACACCTTTCCGAACCAACAAGGCCTATATGGAGTTCTATCCCAGGACAAGCTTTTCTCTCGGCTGCAATGGCTGACACTGAGGTTGAGGAGAGTAGAGGATCATTCCTTGTCAAAGATAGAGACGTTCATTTGATTTGCAACCACCAAATCATTGATGGTATAAAGGTGATCAATGATAATTGCCAGTTTGATCACAATTTGGAAGACCATGAAAAAGTTTCTGCAGATTATTCTCCATGTGATGATGATGCAGAAGAAAAGGCGAAAAAGCTTCCGATTTTGTTGATCACTGGAAGGCTATTCAACAAGACTAAGAAGACAAAAAGGTTTCAGAAACATGGCATCAATGCAAGTATTCAGTTTGAAGCAAAAAGGCCTTCTGT GTATGCAAGGTATTGGATTTTGTTCAGTCAGAAAACAAATCATCAGGTTGGTTTTCAAGTGAAGATTGAGAAACCGAGCTTCATTTCAGGAACCAAGAAGCAGGTTCCCACAACTACAACAACTTCTTCTAGAATCTACCGAGGATTCAAGAAGAGAATGAGCAATAGAAAGAAGAGGCTTGGTTGGTATTGGTACCTTACAAAGCCAAGAGGTTTTGTACTAGTTTCCTCAGTGGAGGAAGAAGAAATGGGGAGCTTTGAGATCCCAAAAGCAGAAGAATTCAATAGGGTTTGGTTGACATATGCGAGTGAGGAGAATGAGAGGTTTTATGGCTTTGGGGAGCAATTCTCTCACATGGATTTCAAGGGAAAAAAGGTCCCAATCTTGGTTCAAGAACAAGGTATTGGTAGAGGAGATCAACCAATCACCATGGCAGCCAACTTGGTCAGTTACAG GGCAGGAGGTGATTGGAGTACAACTTATGCTCCTTCTCCATTCTACATGACATCAAAAATGAGATCTCTATACCTTGAAGGATATGACTATACTATCTTTGATCTTACAAGGCCTGACAGAGTACAGATACAG ATCCATGGAAATTCAGTTGAAGGGAGGATATTGCATGGGAACTCACCTTGTGAACTAATTGAGCATTTCACCGAAACCATTGGAAGGCTACCTGAGATTCCAGAATGGGTAATATCAAGTGCTATAGTAGGAATGCAGGGTGGCACAGAAGCCGTACGCCGAATTTGGGATGAACTAAAGGATTATGATGTTCCTGTGTCAGCATTTTGGTTGCAG GATTGGGTAGGGCAGAGAGAAACATTGATTGGTTCACAGCTTTGGTGGAATTGGGAAGTGGATGCACAAAGGTATTGTGGATGGAAGGAACTTATCAAAGATCTTGGTGATCAGAATATCAAAGTTATGACATATTGCAATCCTTGTCTAGCTCCG GTTGATGAGAAgacaaacaaaaaaagaaacCTGTTTGAGGAGGCAAAAGAGTTGGACATCTTGGTGAAAGACAATAATGGAAATCCATACATGGTACCAAACACGGCCTTCGACGTGGGAATGCTCGACCTAACACACCCAAAAACTGGGAGCTGGTTCAAGAAAGTCCTAAGAGAAATGGTGGATGATGGAGTAAGAGGATGGATGGCTGACTTTGGTGAAGGCCTTCCTGTTGATGCTGTTCTATATTCAGGTGAAGATCCTATTTCGGCTCATAACAGGTACCCAGAACTGTGGGCCAAAATCAACAAAGAAGTTGttgaagaacaagaagaaaaagagttaGTTTTCTTCATGAGGGCTGGTTTTAGAGATAGCCCAAAGTGGGGGATGCTGTTTTGGGAAGGAGATCAAATGGTTAGTTGGCAAACAAATGATGGAATAAAGAGTTCAGTTGTTGGACTATTAAGCAGTGGAATTTCTGGATATGCTTTTAATCATAGTGACATTGGAGGATATTGTACTGTGAACTTGCCTATTGTTAAGTACAGAAGAACTCAAGAATTACTTTTAAGGTGGATGGAGCTAAATTCTTTCACCACTGTCTTCCGCACCCACGAA GGAAACAAACCATCATGCAACAGCCAGTTCTATTCAAACCAACATACTTTTTCACACTTTGCGCGCTTCGCGAAAGTATATGCTGCATGGAAATTTTACCGAATTCAACTAGTGAAG GAAGCTTCACAAAGAGGACTTCCTGTATGCCGCCACCTATTTCTACATTACCCGAATGATGAACATGTTCATCACTTAAGTTATCAGCAATTCTTGGTTGGTTCTGAGTTTCTAGTGGTTCCTGTTCTTGACAAAGGGAAGAACAAAGTGAAAGCCTATTTTCCATTGGGAGAGAGTACTAGTTGGCTACATGTATGGACAGGAAAAGTGTTTTCaaaacaaggaattgaagaatGGATAGATGCTCCAATAGGATACCCTGCTGTATTTGTTAAGGTTGGATCCATCATTGGAGAAAACTTTTTGAGTAACCTAAAAAGTTTAGGCATTCTTTTGTGA
- the LOC130936715 gene encoding calmodulin-like protein 3: MNQLADFGRIFQMFDHDDDGKISKEELLESVTKLGLGVMKHDLIQMIARLDANGDGYVDFDEFERLYKNVMGDDDVCGGGGDEEEDMKEAFKLFDQNGDGFVSGEELSSVLCSLGLRQGKKTLEDCKNMIKKVDLDGDGMLDFKEFKQMIKLVN; encoded by the coding sequence ATGAATCAATTGGCGGACTTCGGACGCATATTCCAAATGTTTGATCATGACGACGACGGGAAGATCTCAAAGGAGGAGCTTTTAGAGTCCGTAACAAAACTAGGGTTAGGCGTCATGAAGCatgatttgattcaaatgaTCGCGAGACTCGATGCGAATGGCGACGGATACGTAGATTTTGACGAGTTTGAGAGGTTGTACAAGAACGTAATGGGTGACGACGACGTCTGCGGCGGCGGCGGCGACGAGGAAGAGGACATGAAGGAGGCTTTCAAATTGTTCGATCAAAATGGCGACGGGTTTGTAAGTGGTGAGGAATTGAGTTCGGTTTTGTGTTCATTGGGCTTAAGGCAAGGAAAGAAGACCTTAGAGGATTGCAAGAACATGATCAAGAAAGTGGATTTGGATGGCGATGGCATGCTTGATTTCAAAGAGTTTAAGCAAATGATTAAGCTTGTCAACTAA
- the LOC130935989 gene encoding F-box protein At2g26850-like isoform X1, with the protein MSSKRLLSGIMEKNEEKGINMSLMDLPEATLDCILKWLSPIELCVMSMVCASLRDRCGSNHLWEKHMEFKWGRVIGEVAYKEWQCHIRKAKEGTLLGDYFTNLNGSLGSLSGTWPDLYLGSYLEDCGNLNGQFSNKFMKAMYFSLETGRFWFPAQFYKGLTIYNALFSYDSKSDIFQARQHNGGWRFLGKNIGWDMVRIPPIETPPYTLHITDCFYDLKPGDHIEIQRRGITETHYGWRYGVIGHMESCNGNENYCQCQHNEELVVEFKQYPEASYMRKVVLNRRNSGEQGSRATGFFGGIRKLHNHHDIYLWNNRLTAQALQMMEPRLHYAPPVEAQYPVHGHQ; encoded by the exons ATGTCATCAAAAAGATTGCTTTCTGGAATAATggagaaaaatgaagaaaagggTATTAACATGTCCCTCATGGATTTGCCTGAGGCCACTTTGGATTGCATTCTAAAATGGCTGTCACCAATTGAACTGTGTGTTATGTCAATGGTGTGTGCTTCTTTGAGGGATAGGTGTGGAAGCAACCATTTATGGGAAAAACACATGGAATTCAAATGGGGTAGAGTCATTGGAGAAGTTGCTTACAAAGAGTGGCAATGTCACATTAGAAAAGCAAAGGAAGGAACACTCTTGGGTGATTATTTCACCAATCTTAATGGATCTTTGGGATCACTTAGTGGCACTTGGCCTGATTTGTACCTTGGTTCTTACTTAGAAGATTGTGGCAATCTCAATGGTCAATTTTCAAACAAGTTCATGAAGGCCATGTATTTCTCTTTAGAGACGGGAAGGTTCTGGTTCCCTGCTCAATTCTACAAg GGATTGACAATTTACAATGCCTTGTTTAGCTATGATTCCAAATCTGATATCTTTCAAGCAAG GCAACATAATGGTGGTTGGAGGTTTCTAGGAAAAAATATTGGGTGGGATATGGTGAGAATTCCTCCGATTGAAACTCCTCCCTATACTCTTCATATCACTGACTGTTTTTACGACTTAAAACCGGGTGATCACATTGAGATTCAACGCAGAGGAATTACAGAAACTCATTATG GTTGGAGGTATGGTGTTATTGGCCACATGGAATCATGTAATGGGAATGAGAATTATTGCCAGTGTCAACACAATG AGGAATTGGTGGTGGAGTTCAAGCAATACCCTGAAGCATCATACATGAGAAAAGTAGTCCTAAACAGAAGGAATTCAGGGGAACAAGGAAGCAGAGCCACTGGTTTCTTtggtggaattagaaagcttcACAATCACCATGATATTTATTTATGGAATAACCGCCTCACAGCACAAGCCCTCCAA ATGATGGAGCCTAGACTACACTATGCACCTCCAGTAGAAGCACAGTATCCTGTCCATGGCCATCAGTAG